One Triticum dicoccoides isolate Atlit2015 ecotype Zavitan chromosome 4B, WEW_v2.0, whole genome shotgun sequence genomic window carries:
- the LOC119293890 gene encoding inactive protein RESTRICTED TEV MOVEMENT 2-like, with amino-acid sequence MAAARTYVDFVPSHDLVEDNRKHTLVVNLPGFKKEHLRVQIDNYGRLRISGERPLEGGQWSRFRKEFQVPEGCDASGIRARLEKDEVLHVTMPRLTPLQDEPKAAADAAAEAEAARLAAAAAEEKKRQEEMEEDARKRHAGDEDGHATDEGEGARQAASAGGQAYGFARDRSRSGMVRALLLAVAVALVGAAGLYARYRWMDPSAETAPAGGAICGHSDY; translated from the exons ATGGCCGCCGCACGGACGTATGTCGACTTCGTGCCGTCACACGACCTCGTCGAGGACAACCGCAAGCATACCCTCGTCGTCAACCTCCCAG GGTTCAAGAAGGAGCACCTGAGGGTGCAGATCGACAACTACGGCCGGCTGAGGATCAGCGGCGAGCGGCCGCTCGAGGGCGGCCAGTGGAGCCGGTTCCGCAAGGAGTTCCAGGTCCCCGAGGGCTGCGACGCCAGCGGCATCCGCGCCAGGTTAGAGAAGGACGAAGTCCTCCACGTCACCATGCCCAGGCTCACGCCCCTCCAGGACGAACCAAAGGCCGCGGCGGACGCTGCCGCCGAGGCAGAAGCTGCGCGGCTCGCCGCCGCTGCGGCAGAAGAGAAGAAGCGCcaggaggagatggaggaggacGCGAGGAAGCGTCATGCGGGTGACGAGGACGGCCACGCCACCGACGAAGGCGAAGGCGCACGCCAGGCGGCGTCTGCCGGTGGGCAGGCGTACGGCTTCGCCAGGGACCGGAGCAGGAGCGGGATGGTGCGGGCACTCCTCCTCGCCGTGGCGGTGGCCTTGGTCGGCGCTGCTGGCCTGTATGCTCGGTACAGGTGGATGGATCCGTCGGCTGAGACGGCGCCGGCAGGTGGTGCCATCTGTGGTCACTCTGATTATTGA